In Grus americana isolate bGruAme1 chromosome 4, bGruAme1.mat, whole genome shotgun sequence, one genomic interval encodes:
- the CNGA1 gene encoding LOW QUALITY PROTEIN: cGMP-gated cation channel alpha-1 (The sequence of the model RefSeq protein was modified relative to this genomic sequence to represent the inferred CDS: substituted 1 base at 1 genomic stop codon), which produces MKVGVIETHHSHTIIPSVVVQDTSEDPGPMDKGENRYVLQRYLPGAFAHYNINNNSNKDEXKKKKKEKKSKSEKKKDGETQKNKEKKEKTKNKDKSKKKENKEEKKKDIFIIDPAGNMYYNWLFCITMPVMYNWTMIIARACFDELQHDYLVVWFIIDYISDAIYVADMFVRTRTGYLEQGLLVKEEQKLQEKYKTSLQFKLDFLSIIPTDLLYFKLGLNYPELRINRLLRVARMFEFFQRTETRTNYPNIFRISNLVMYIVIIIHWNACVYYSISKAIGFGADTWVYPNTSDPEFARLTRKYVYSLYWSTLTLTTIGETPPPVRDSEYFFVVVDFLVGVLIFATIVGNVGSMISNMNAARAEFQARIDAIKQYMHFRNVSKDMEKRVIKWFDYLWTNKKAVDEREVLKYLPDKLRAEIAINVHLETLKKVRIFADCEAGLLVELVLKLQPQVYSPGDYICRKGDIGREMYIIKEGKLAVVADDGITQFVVLSDGSYFGEISILNIKGSKAGNRRTANIRSIGYSDLFCLSKDDLMEALTEYPDAKAMLEEKGKQILMKDGLLDIEVANLGSDPKDLEEKVTYMEGMMDRLQTKFARLLAEYEAAQQKLKKRLTQIEKVLKPVIEQEFADLEEADPSTVKPGVSKAE; this is translated from the exons ATGAAGGTAGGAGTGATTGAGACCCATCACTCCCATACAATTATTCCCAGCGTGGTAGTGCAAGACACCAGTGAAGACCCTGGGCCGATGGACAAAGGGGAAAACAGGTATGTCCT GCAACGGTATCTACCTGGTGCATTTGCACACTACAATATTAACAACAATAGTAATAAAGATGAGTAA aagaaaaagaaaaaagaaaagaagag caagtcagaaaaaaaaaaggatggagaaacacaaaagaacaaggaaaaaaaggagaaaaccaaaaataaagacaagtccaagaagaaagaaaataaagaaga gaagaagaaagatattttcattattgATCCAGCAGGAAATATGTATTACAACTGGTTGTTTTGCATCACAATGCCTGTTATGTACAACTGGACCATGATTATTGCTAG AGCCTGTTTCGATGAGCTTCAGCATGACTACCTAGTGGTATGGTTTATTATTGATTACATTTCTGATGCCATCTATGTTGCTGACATGTTTGTACGGACAAGAACAG GTTACCTGGAGCAAGGTCTTCTGgtgaaagaagaacaaaagctTCAAGAGAAATATAAGACATCTCTTCAATTCAAATTAGATTTTCTGTCAATCATACCAACTGATCTCTTATACTTTAAGTTAGGATTGAATTACCCAGAATTAAGAATAAATAGACTACTGAGAGTAGCTCGGATGTTTGAATTCTTCCAGCGAACAGAAACAAGGACAAACTACCCAAATATCTTCAGGATCTCTAACCTTGTCATGTACATTGTGATTATTATTCATTGGAATGCCTGTGTGTACTACTCAATCTCGAAAGCCATTGGATTTGGGGCTGACACATGGGTCTACCCCAACACCTCTGATCCTGAATTTGCCCGTCTGACTAGAAAGTATGTCTACAGTCTCTACTGGTCAACACTGACCCTGACTACTATCGGTGAAACACCCCCTCCTGTAAGAGATTCTGAGTATTTCTTTGTGGTCGTTGACTTCTTGGTTGGAGTATTGATTTTCGCTACCATTGTTGGTAATGTGGGCTCCATGATCTCCAACATGAatgctgccagggcagagtTTCAAGCAAGGATTGATGCTATCAAGCAGTATATGCACTTTCGGAATGTGAGTaaagacatggaaaaaagaGTTATAAAGTGGTTTGACTACCTGTGGACAAACAAAAAGGCTGTGGATGAAAGGGAAGTCTTGAAGTATCTGCCAGATAAACTAAGAGCAGAGATTGCAATCAATGTTCACCTCGAAACACTAAAAAAAGTTCGGATTTTTGCAGACTGTGAAGCTGGTCTATTGGTTGAACTGGTTTTGAAACTCCAGCCACAAGTGTACAGTCCTGGAGATTatatctgcagaaaaggagatattggaCGCGAGATGTACATCATCAAAGAAGGCAAGCTGGCAGTAGTCGCTGATGATGGAATTACCCAATTTGTGGTCCTAAGTGACGGCAGCTATTTTGGAGAAATCAGCATTCTTAACATCAAAGGTAGCAAAGCTGGCAATCGAAGAACAGCCAATATTAGAAGTATTGGATACTCAGACTTGTTTTGTCTGTCTAAAGATGATCTCATGGAGGCTTTAACAGAGTATCCAGATGCAAAGGCTatgctggaagaaaaaggcaagcaaATCCTAATGAAAGATGGGTTGCTGGACATCGAAGTTGCAAATTTAGGAAGTGATCCTAAAGATCTGGAAGAGAAGGTCACCTACATGGAAGGAATGATGGACAGATTGCAAACAAAGTTTGCCAGGTTGTTGGCTGAGTATGAAGCTGCacaacagaaactgaaaaaaagactcACACAAATCGAGAAAGTATTGAAGCCAGTTATAGAGCAAGAATTTGCAGACTTAGAAGAAGCAGATCCATCCACAGTTAAACCTGGAGTGtcaaaagcagaataa